The window CATCGCGTTCCACGAGTCCTTCGGGTTCGAACGTGTGGGTCGATTCGAGCGCATGGGTTACAAACACGACGAGTGGCACGACGTAGAGTGGTGGGCACTGGACCTCCAATCCCACCCGGACGACCCGGACGACCCACTCTCGGTTGCGACAGCACAGACTCGAGAGTGGTGTGACGACGCGGTTGCGCGCGGTGCTGCGTCTGTCCGCGACACCGCACAGAACTAAACAGAATTCGTCGCAGTCGTCACGCCTTCAGGCATTCGCCTCGGCGGACTCTTCTCTGGCCGACTCGCGTTCGGCGCTCGACGCGTCGTCGACGCCGGTGGTTCCCGCCCGTTCGAGGACGTAGCGTTCGACGGCGGCCGACAGCATCGACTGCCAGTCGTCGAACTCGGAGTGTGCATTGACGTATCGGTCCCACTTGTGGGTCGGAATGGACTCGAACGACTCCTGGTCGGAGACGTCGAATCCGCTGTTATCGACGAAGTCACCGATAGATGTCGCATCACTGTGTGATTCGACCCACGTCGGTGGGAAGAGGTCTGCGAGCGTTACTTCGCCGCCGAGTCCCCCGATCTCGACGTCGAGTGTCGCCGCAGACGTTTCGGCCTCACCCATACACGGCCCCTACCGCCGAGTGTATAACCGTGTTACGGTTGCGGCCGATGAAGGTCAGTTCGTCGAGATTATCTCGACAACGTCGCGGTGTTCGAGTTCGTGGTCCGACCCGATTTGGCGCTTCGAGTGACAGTCGATGCCGTGGAGGAGGCCATCGCCGATGTCGGAGTGGAGGTGGTACGCGAAGTCTTCGGTCGTCGACTCTTCGGGGAGGATGAAGCAGTCGCGAAAGACGCCCTGTGAGTCGGACTTCCCGTTGGCGCTGCCGGGGAAGATTGCGATTGCGCCCATCACGTCGAACAGCGCCATCTCCAGAGACTGCTGGACGCCCGTGCCGCCGTACTCGCCGATGAACTCACGAATCTGTTCGAGACCGGCCTCCTGTTCTTCGCTCACGTCGCCGACGATGTCGAAGTCGTCCGCGCCGGGTTGATAGTCGACGACACCGCCTTCGTCGGCGTTCTTTAGCGCCTTCTCCGCGTGTGCGCTCGTGGGCGTGAACGTGAGGTGGTCGTAGTCGGGGTCCGAGGTAATCTCCTCGTAGTTCTCCTGTGAAACCGGCTTGTCCATCTTGTTCGCCGCGATGATGATTGGCTTGGTTCGCTTGCGAATCTCGCGGGCGAGTGCCTCTTTGTCGTCGTCGTCCCACTCGTCGGGGTCGAGGCCGATGTCCAGAGACAAGATGACCTGCTTGATTTCGTCTTTGTTCGTCTTGAACGCCGACATCTGCTCTGCGAGGTCGACTTCGATGTCCTTCTCCTCACCGTGGTAGCCCGACCGGTAGCGGTCGATACCCTTCTCGAGGATGCCGAGATACCACATGTCGAGTTCGTTTTCGAGGAAGTCGATGTCCTCGCGGGGGTCGTGGCCTTCGGTCGCCTCGCCTTCGATGTCCGTCTCGCCAGAGAAGTCGACGACGTGGACCAGCACGTCCGCCTCGTTGAGGTCGGTCAAGAACTGGTTGCCGAGACCCTTGCCCTCGTGGGCACCGGGGATGAGACCGGCAACGTCGACGAGTTTGACCGGGACGAACCGCATGCCGTCGTCACAGTACCCGACCGAGGGTGTACACGTTTCGTCGAACTCCGGGGCCGCACACTCGACGCGGACGTACGCTTCACCGATGGAGGGGTCGATAGTCGTAAACGGGTACGCACCCTCCGGTACGTCGTTCATCGTCGCCGCATTGAAGAAACTGGATTTCCCGACGGACGGTTTTCCGACGAGACCGATCTTGTAACTCATTCGTTGGTCGGACTGCCGGGTCCAACGCTAATAACGGTTCGACGTTCGTCCGCCGTGTGCGTGGAATTCACACGCTACCGAGGCCGTTCGGAGTGATTTCAGCGACGACACCCCGAGGGGAAGACACCTGAAGCCACCTCTCTACAGCGACGCGATTGGACGGTGTCCGGTGCATCTTTGTCTCCACGTCACTCACACCCGCTGATGACCGACTCGGACGAGACGGCGACGGACGACACGGCGATAGTCGACGAGAAGACAGATGCTGACACGTTCGGCGTCGGTATCCAGGTCACGGAGACGGAACTGCGGTTCGTCGTCAACGTTCCGTCCGATATCGACTCGGGGTGGACCGACCCCGAGGCGTTCCAGCGACTCGTCGAACGCATCACGTGGGAGACCCTCGACCAAGAGCGTGTCCTCCGGACCATCGCCACCGAGGCAACCGAGGGCGAGACGGTACTCCTCGGGACGGTCACACTCCGGCCGGACGAGACGCTCGTAGACCACACGCTCCGCCCTCCGTCGTTCGACGCGGCGTAACACCCTGCAGAAACCTTCCCCTACATTCTCTCCATGGACACCGAACCGACGACCGAGACGGCGATTCGAGAGATGCAAGACGCCGCGCTCTCGCGTGCGCTCTCGGACGAGACGGAGGCGCGGCAGTCACTCGCGCTCGCAGGAGCGCTCGAAACGGCACGCCGAGAGTCGACGGCGACGACGTTCGACAGCGGCGGTGTCACGCTCGCAGCGTCACTCGCGTTCGTCTCGACGCTCTTTGCACACCGTCGCCTCCGCGACTCGCTCCGGTCGGCGGTGCAGGTCACCGACGACTCGGCGTGGTATCCAAGCGGTTCCTCCGCCCGCGTCGACGACGAACTCGTGGCGACTGGTGCGAGCCTCGCCGTCGAACGGTTCGACGTGTCGGCGTCGAGAGTCGGTGCACTCGGCGGCGTCGACGTCGAACTGATAGACGTCCGAGAGTGAGCGGCCGACCCACACGGTTCCAGTTTGTAGTGCTGCCGCTCCGGGTACGGTGTTCGTTCGAAAAGAGAAAGCCGCAGTTGCGACTTACTTGCCCTTCTTCGCGTGTTCCGGCGGGCCGTTGGAGTCGGAGTCGTCCTCAGAGTCGGACTCCTCCGTAGAACTGCTACTCTCTTCTTCCTCGTCGTCGTCCTTCTTGTCGTCCTTCTTGTCGTCGTTACCTGCGTGTTCCGGTGGGCCCTGCTTGTCGTCGTTTCCGCCCTTCTCGGCGGCCTGCCCGTTCTTGCCGTTGTCTTTGTCCTTCGGGCCGGCGTGTTCAGGACGTTTCTCGTCCGCCTTCCCGGGGTTGTTCTCGGTCACGAAGTCGGAGACTGCCTGTCCCATCGGGCCGTCACCCGCGGTACTCTTGAGACGCTCCACGAACGTGCTGACGAGCACTCCGAACGGGTCGTCTTCGGCGACTTCGCCTTGGAGGGTCGCAGTCGTCTCGGCGGTCTGGTCACCGTACTCGGCGGTCACGGTGACCGTGACGTTTTCGAGTGGGTCCGCGAGGTGGACGGTTCCGTTCTCGTCGGTCACGTAGTCACCCGCGTCGGTGTAGTTGCCGCTGACCGTGACGTTCGCGCCTTCGACGACGTCACCGTCTTCGGTCACGGTGACGACGACGCTCGCATTTTCGTCTTGTTCGACAGCGACCGAGAGGTCGTCACCCTCGAAACTGACGGTGGACTCGGCCGTCGCGTCGTTCGCGCTCGCGACGAAGGTCAGGTTCGTCGTGTTCACCGGTTCCGTGAATTCGACGGTACCGTTCGCGTCCGTCTCTTTCGTTGTGTTGTCGTAGTCGGTCCCGTTGACCTGCACCGACGCGTTCTCGACTGCGTCACCGTACTGCGTGACAGTCGCGGTTACCGTGTCGTTCTCGTCGTCGGTTTCGACGGTCACGTCGAGCGACTCGCTGTGCGGGACGAGTTCGGTCTCGACGGACGTAGTCGTCGTGTTGTTCCCGTCACCTGCGGTGACGTCGAGCGTGACGTTCACGCGTTCGTCAGGGTTCGGGAGTTCGACGGTGCCGTTCGCGCCCGTCGTGTACGTGGTGTTGTTCGCACTGTAGTTGACGCTCGATTCGACCACGGAGACCGTCGCGTTCTCGACGGTCGTCTCGTTCTGTGTCACGGTCACTGTCGCGTTGCCCGTCTCGACGTCCTGTTCGACGTCGACCTGGAGGGACGTGTCGGTGGTCGCCGCACCG is drawn from Haloferax litoreum and contains these coding sequences:
- a CDS encoding redox-regulated ATPase YchF, whose protein sequence is MSYKIGLVGKPSVGKSSFFNAATMNDVPEGAYPFTTIDPSIGEAYVRVECAAPEFDETCTPSVGYCDDGMRFVPVKLVDVAGLIPGAHEGKGLGNQFLTDLNEADVLVHVVDFSGETDIEGEATEGHDPREDIDFLENELDMWYLGILEKGIDRYRSGYHGEEKDIEVDLAEQMSAFKTNKDEIKQVILSLDIGLDPDEWDDDDKEALAREIRKRTKPIIIAANKMDKPVSQENYEEITSDPDYDHLTFTPTSAHAEKALKNADEGGVVDYQPGADDFDIVGDVSEEQEAGLEQIREFIGEYGGTGVQQSLEMALFDVMGAIAIFPGSANGKSDSQGVFRDCFILPEESTTEDFAYHLHSDIGDGLLHGIDCHSKRQIGSDHELEHRDVVEIISTN